A window from Sinorhizobium fredii encodes these proteins:
- the purS gene encoding phosphoribosylformylglycinamidine synthase subunit PurS — protein MIKARVTVTLKNGVLDPQGKAIEGALGALGFDGIGQVRQGKVFDLQLETADKAKAEAELKAMCEKLLANTVIENYSISLA, from the coding sequence GTGATCAAGGCACGCGTAACCGTGACGTTGAAGAATGGCGTTCTGGACCCTCAAGGCAAGGCAATCGAAGGCGCGCTCGGGGCGCTTGGCTTCGACGGCATCGGCCAGGTCCGCCAGGGCAAGGTCTTCGACCTGCAGCTCGAGACCGCAGACAAGGCCAAGGCCGAAGCCGAGCTCAAGGCTATGTGCGAGAAGCTGCTCGCCAACACGGTGATCGAAAATTACAGTATTTCCCTCGCCTGA
- the purQ gene encoding phosphoribosylformylglycinamidine synthase subunit PurQ — translation MKSAVVQLPGLNRDRDMIAALTKISGKTPVTVWQTETEIPDVDLIVIPGGFSYGDYLRCGAIAARMPVMQAIKAKAEQGVRVLGVCNGFQILVEAGLLPGALMRNASLKFVCREVKLEVVNAETDFTRAYAKGQVIRSPVAHHDGNYFADAETLKAVESNGQVVFRYAEGTNPNGSLNDIAGVVNDRGNVLGMMPHPENLIEAAHGGSDGRGIFASALDVIAA, via the coding sequence ATGAAGTCAGCCGTCGTTCAGCTTCCAGGCCTTAACCGCGATCGCGACATGATCGCGGCGCTTACGAAGATCTCCGGCAAGACGCCGGTGACCGTCTGGCAGACCGAGACGGAGATCCCGGATGTCGACCTGATTGTCATTCCCGGCGGCTTTTCCTATGGCGACTACCTGCGCTGCGGCGCGATCGCCGCGCGCATGCCGGTGATGCAGGCGATCAAGGCCAAGGCCGAGCAAGGCGTGCGCGTCCTTGGCGTGTGCAACGGCTTCCAGATCCTCGTCGAAGCGGGCCTGCTGCCGGGCGCGCTGATGCGCAATGCCTCGCTGAAATTCGTCTGCCGCGAAGTGAAGCTCGAAGTCGTCAATGCGGAGACGGACTTCACCCGTGCCTACGCCAAGGGCCAGGTGATCCGCAGCCCCGTCGCCCACCATGACGGAAACTATTTCGCCGACGCCGAAACCTTGAAGGCGGTGGAAAGCAATGGTCAGGTCGTCTTCCGCTATGCCGAAGGCACCAACCCGAACGGCTCTCTCAACGATATTGCCGGCGTGGTGAATGACCGCGGCAATGTTCTTGGCATGATGCCGCACCCGGAAAACCTGATCGAAGCGGCCCATGGCGGCTCGGATGGCCGCGGCATCTTCGCCTCGGCGCTCGACGTAATCGCCGCTTAA
- a CDS encoding DUF1127 domain-containing protein, which yields MNTINTIQLSPRHTERPSHRGQSANLSIPARLWRFYCALAAKRRSRLVLGDLSDHQLKDIGVSEAEARREAAVPFWR from the coding sequence ATGAATACAATTAATACAATTCAGTTGTCGCCGCGGCACACCGAGAGGCCCAGCCATCGCGGGCAAAGCGCCAACTTGAGTATTCCAGCTAGGCTGTGGCGCTTCTACTGTGCATTGGCCGCGAAGAGGCGCAGCCGTCTGGTGCTGGGCGACTTGAGCGACCACCAGTTGAAGGACATCGGCGTCAGCGAGGCTGAAGCACGGCGAGAGGCTGCCGTTCCGTTCTGGCGTTAG
- a CDS encoding PLP-dependent aminotransferase family protein: MTTWLPDIQQGHGPLYARIADQIEQAIGSGALPVGTKLPPQRNLAFDIGVTIGTIGRAYNIVRERGLVSGEVGRGTYVLDHPESRPPEQADPLTTSLAGTRPIVAPPGKLRFDSTAAPDIGQGDILARLLGDISREHHADIASYARNFPDHWFEAGAQWLASGSFRPTPECIVPTLGAHAAVIAVISAVTSPGDRIAFETLTYSQVSRSAGLIGRRIALLASDEFGLIPEDFERVCAQQHPKLAFLMPSAQNPTVAIMPLERRQAVAEIARKYGVWLVEDNLYGSMTGDPIPLLAELAPERTFLVGGLSKSVAAGVRGGWVACPPHFSQRIRIAHKMISGGLPFLLAELCARLVLSGAASSLRGRGVEEIGKRVAMAREIFSGFEFNDHPKVPFLWLKLPEPWLSGTFKQAALQEGVLIDDEDEFKAARSDRVFHRIRVGFSSPAKRSDVEAGFQILRRLLDSGRTGYDSFD; the protein is encoded by the coding sequence ATGACAACTTGGCTACCGGATATACAGCAGGGGCACGGGCCGCTTTACGCGCGGATCGCCGACCAGATTGAACAGGCGATCGGCAGCGGCGCCCTGCCCGTCGGCACCAAGCTGCCGCCGCAACGCAATCTGGCCTTCGACATCGGGGTGACGATCGGAACGATCGGCCGGGCCTACAACATCGTGCGGGAGCGCGGACTTGTGAGCGGCGAGGTCGGCCGCGGCACCTATGTGCTGGACCATCCGGAGAGCAGACCGCCCGAACAGGCCGATCCACTCACCACGTCGCTAGCCGGTACCCGTCCGATCGTCGCGCCGCCCGGCAAGCTGCGCTTCGACAGCACGGCGGCGCCGGACATCGGCCAGGGCGACATTCTGGCAAGATTGCTCGGTGACATCAGCCGGGAGCATCATGCGGACATTGCGAGCTATGCCCGCAATTTTCCTGATCATTGGTTCGAAGCGGGTGCGCAGTGGCTGGCGAGCGGCAGCTTTCGACCGACACCGGAATGCATCGTGCCGACGCTCGGTGCGCACGCCGCCGTCATTGCCGTGATTTCGGCGGTCACCTCGCCGGGCGACCGCATCGCCTTCGAAACCCTGACCTATTCGCAGGTAAGCCGCAGCGCCGGGCTGATCGGGCGGCGGATCGCGCTGCTCGCAAGCGATGAGTTCGGCCTGATCCCGGAGGATTTCGAGCGCGTTTGCGCCCAGCAGCATCCGAAGCTCGCCTTCCTGATGCCAAGCGCGCAGAACCCTACGGTGGCGATCATGCCGCTCGAGCGGCGCCAGGCGGTCGCCGAAATCGCCCGCAAATACGGTGTATGGCTGGTCGAGGACAATCTCTATGGCTCGATGACCGGTGATCCCATTCCGCTTCTCGCCGAACTAGCGCCGGAGCGGACTTTCCTCGTCGGCGGCCTGTCGAAGTCCGTTGCCGCCGGCGTGCGCGGCGGCTGGGTCGCCTGCCCGCCACATTTCAGCCAGCGCATCCGCATCGCCCACAAGATGATCAGCGGCGGCCTTCCGTTCCTCCTTGCCGAACTTTGCGCCCGCCTTGTTCTTTCAGGGGCCGCCTCCTCCCTGCGCGGCCGCGGCGTCGAGGAAATCGGCAAGCGCGTCGCCATGGCGCGCGAAATCTTCTCCGGCTTCGAGTTCAACGACCACCCGAAGGTACCCTTCCTCTGGCTGAAGCTCCCGGAGCCCTGGCTGTCGGGAACCTTCAAGCAGGCAGCCCTCCAGGAAGGCGTGCTGATCGACGACGAGGACGAATTCAAGGCGGCCCGGTCCGACCGCGTCTTCCACCGCATCCGCGTCGGATTCTCCTCGCCGGCCAAGCGGAGCGACGTGGAGGCCGGGTTCCAGATCTTGCGACGCCTGCTCGATAGCGGCCGTACCGGCTACGACAGCTTCGACTAA
- a CDS encoding acyloxyacyl hydrolase, with translation MLGSVGAFAFLASLGATPVHAAEPIFDELRFGATTSIGDGDNQEDGVFPSVTVFFDPFGADSATGFIEKVLRPRVHAGASIATASNGVNQVYGGFSWDVDITERFFVELGAGGTVHDGDLNDDGTSGPKLGCRLMFREYAAAGFRFDDHWNLSATVEHSSNANLCNGPNDGLTRAGLMLGYKF, from the coding sequence ATGCTCGGTTCCGTCGGAGCCTTCGCGTTCCTGGCATCTCTTGGGGCCACACCCGTTCACGCGGCAGAGCCGATCTTCGACGAACTCCGTTTCGGTGCGACGACCTCCATCGGCGACGGCGACAATCAGGAGGACGGCGTCTTCCCATCCGTGACCGTCTTTTTCGACCCGTTCGGTGCAGACAGTGCTACCGGCTTTATTGAAAAGGTCCTGCGGCCACGGGTGCATGCCGGAGCCTCGATCGCAACCGCGTCGAACGGCGTCAACCAGGTGTATGGCGGGTTCAGTTGGGACGTCGACATCACCGAGCGTTTCTTTGTCGAGCTCGGTGCCGGCGGCACGGTTCACGACGGCGACCTGAACGATGACGGAACGAGCGGGCCGAAGCTTGGCTGTCGGCTGATGTTCCGCGAATATGCCGCCGCCGGGTTTCGCTTCGACGATCACTGGAACCTGTCGGCAACGGTGGAACACTCCTCCAATGCCAATCTTTGCAATGGACCCAACGACGGTTTGACGCGTGCGGGACTGATGCTCGGCTACAAATTCTAG
- the purL gene encoding phosphoribosylformylglycinamidine synthase subunit PurL — MTISNTRPITPDLIASHGLKPDEYERILNLIGREPTFTELGIFSAMWNEHCSYKSSKKWLRTLPTKGPRVIQGPGENAGVVDIDDGDCVVFKMESHNHPSYIEPYQGAATGVGGILRDVFTMGARPIAAMNALRFGSPDHPKTRHLVSGVVAGVGGYGNSFGVPTVGGEVEFDSRYNGNILVNAFAAGLAKSDAIFYSKAEGVGLPVVYLGAKTGRDGVGGATMASAEFDESIEEKRPTVQVGDPFTEKCLLEACLELMQTGAVIAIQDMGAAGLTCSAVEMGAKGDLGIELNLDKVPVREERMTAYEMMLSESQERMLMVLRPEKEEEAKAIFVKWGLDFAIVGKTTDDLRFRILHQGEEVANLPIKELGDEAPEYDRPWTPAKTPSPLATNDIPQADVAEALLKLVGSANNSSRRWVYEQYDTLIQGNSLQLPGGDAGVVRVEGHETKALAFSSDVTPRYVEADPFEGGKQAVAECWRNLTATGALPLAATDNLNFGNPERPEIMSQFVHAIKGIGEACRALDFPIVSGNVSLYNETNGQAILPTPTIGGVGLVKDWSKMARIRFAAADETILLAGAPEHLGSHIAQSIYMRDIHGRTDGPAPHVDLAHERKVGDFVRGLIADGLVTAVHDCSSGGLALAVAEMAIASGIGATIAAPENDPIAAFYGEDQGRYVVTVTADKLDAVVARAAVAGIDLPVIGKTEGEAVKLGDAKAVSVDELRSAHEAWFPTYMGSDLAPDN, encoded by the coding sequence ATGACGATTTCCAACACCCGCCCCATCACCCCGGACCTCATCGCCTCGCACGGGCTGAAGCCCGACGAATATGAGCGCATCCTGAACTTGATCGGGCGCGAGCCGACCTTCACCGAACTCGGTATCTTCTCGGCTATGTGGAACGAGCACTGCTCCTACAAATCCTCAAAGAAATGGCTTCGCACGCTCCCGACCAAGGGACCGCGCGTCATCCAGGGGCCGGGCGAGAATGCCGGCGTCGTCGACATCGATGACGGCGATTGCGTCGTCTTCAAGATGGAGAGCCACAACCATCCTTCCTATATCGAGCCCTATCAAGGCGCGGCCACCGGCGTCGGCGGCATCCTGCGTGACGTCTTCACCATGGGTGCGCGCCCGATCGCCGCGATGAACGCGCTCCGCTTCGGCTCGCCCGATCATCCGAAGACCCGCCACCTCGTGTCCGGCGTCGTTGCCGGCGTCGGTGGCTACGGCAACTCCTTCGGCGTGCCCACGGTCGGCGGCGAGGTCGAGTTCGACTCGCGCTATAACGGCAACATCCTCGTCAACGCCTTCGCGGCAGGCCTCGCGAAGAGCGATGCGATCTTCTATTCGAAGGCGGAGGGCGTCGGGCTCCCGGTCGTCTATCTCGGCGCCAAGACCGGCCGCGATGGCGTCGGCGGCGCCACCATGGCTTCGGCCGAGTTCGACGAGTCGATCGAGGAGAAGCGCCCGACCGTCCAGGTCGGCGATCCCTTCACGGAAAAATGCCTGCTTGAAGCCTGCCTCGAACTGATGCAGACGGGCGCCGTGATCGCCATCCAGGACATGGGCGCCGCCGGCCTCACTTGTTCCGCCGTCGAGATGGGCGCCAAGGGCGATCTGGGCATCGAGCTCAATCTCGACAAGGTGCCGGTGCGCGAGGAGCGCATGACTGCCTACGAGATGATGCTTTCCGAAAGCCAGGAGCGCATGCTGATGGTGCTGCGCCCGGAAAAGGAGGAGGAAGCCAAGGCGATCTTCGTCAAGTGGGGCCTCGACTTCGCAATCGTCGGCAAGACGACCGACGACCTGCGCTTCCGCATCCTGCACCAGGGCGAGGAAGTGGCGAACCTGCCGATCAAGGAACTCGGCGACGAGGCACCGGAATATGACCGCCCCTGGACACCGGCCAAGACCCCCTCGCCGCTCGCGACCAACGACATTCCCCAGGCCGATGTCGCCGAGGCGCTTCTGAAGCTGGTCGGCTCCGCCAACAATTCCTCGCGCCGCTGGGTTTACGAGCAATACGACACGCTGATCCAGGGCAATTCGCTGCAGCTGCCGGGCGGCGACGCCGGCGTGGTGCGCGTCGAAGGCCATGAGACGAAGGCGCTCGCCTTCTCTTCGGATGTGACGCCCCGTTATGTCGAGGCAGATCCGTTCGAGGGCGGCAAGCAGGCTGTCGCCGAATGCTGGCGCAACCTGACGGCAACCGGGGCGCTGCCGCTCGCTGCCACCGACAATCTGAACTTCGGCAACCCCGAACGCCCCGAAATCATGAGCCAGTTCGTACACGCCATCAAAGGCATCGGCGAAGCCTGCCGCGCTCTCGATTTCCCGATCGTTTCGGGCAACGTATCGCTCTACAACGAGACGAACGGCCAGGCGATCCTGCCCACCCCGACCATTGGCGGTGTAGGGCTGGTCAAGGACTGGTCGAAGATGGCGCGCATCCGCTTTGCCGCGGCGGATGAGACCATCCTGCTCGCCGGCGCGCCGGAACACTTGGGCAGCCACATCGCTCAGTCAATCTATATGCGCGACATTCACGGCCGCACCGACGGTCCGGCACCGCACGTGGATCTGGCGCATGAACGCAAGGTCGGCGACTTCGTTCGCGGCCTGATCGCGGACGGACTGGTTACCGCCGTGCACGACTGCTCTTCGGGCGGCCTTGCGCTTGCCGTTGCGGAAATGGCGATCGCCTCGGGCATCGGCGCGACGATTGCTGCTCCGGAGAACGATCCGATTGCGGCCTTCTACGGTGAGGATCAGGGTCGCTATGTCGTGACGGTCACTGCCGACAAGCTCGATGCGGTCGTCGCTCGGGCGGCAGTCGCTGGCATTGACCTGCCGGTTATCGGCAAGACCGAAGGCGAAGCCGTTAAACTCGGCGATGCAAAGGCGGTCTCGGTAGACGAATTGCGTTCCGCCCACGAAGCCTGGTTCCCCACCTACATGGGCAGCGATCTGGCTCCGGACAATTGA
- a CDS encoding BolA/IbaG family iron-sulfur metabolism protein produces MPMTPGDIEDMIKAGIPGAKVTIRDLAGDGDHYAAEVVAEAFRGKTRVQQHQMVYNALKGNMGGILHALALQTSAPE; encoded by the coding sequence ATGCCCATGACACCAGGCGATATCGAAGACATGATCAAGGCCGGAATCCCGGGCGCCAAGGTCACGATCCGCGATTTGGCCGGTGACGGCGACCACTATGCCGCCGAAGTCGTGGCCGAAGCGTTTCGCGGCAAGACCCGCGTGCAGCAGCACCAGATGGTCTACAACGCCTTGAAGGGAAATATGGGCGGCATACTTCATGCGCTCGCCCTGCAGACCAGCGCGCCGGAGTGA
- the grxD gene encoding Grx4 family monothiol glutaredoxin has product MSGIHDFIDNEIKTNDVVLFMKGTPQFPQCGFSGQVVQILDYIGVDYKGINVLADADLRQGIKDYSNWPTIPQLYVKGEFVGGCDIVREMFQAGELQEHLQGQGISVKGAA; this is encoded by the coding sequence ATGAGCGGAATTCACGATTTCATCGACAACGAGATCAAGACCAACGACGTCGTTCTCTTCATGAAGGGCACGCCGCAGTTTCCGCAGTGTGGTTTCTCCGGACAGGTGGTGCAAATCCTCGATTACATCGGCGTCGACTACAAGGGCATCAACGTGCTCGCCGATGCGGATCTGCGCCAAGGCATCAAGGATTACTCCAACTGGCCGACCATTCCGCAGCTCTATGTGAAGGGCGAATTCGTCGGCGGTTGCGACATCGTGCGCGAGATGTTCCAGGCAGGCGAGTTGCAGGAGCATCTTCAGGGACAGGGCATTTCCGTAAAGGGCGCTGCGTAG
- a CDS encoding multidrug effflux MFS transporter encodes MTKPIDQAATLSGLTKTQFIALMAMLMSINAISIDIMLPGLQEIGASLGVSDENDRQYILSAYLFGMGFAQLFFGPLSDRFGRKAPLLGGLALYALSAIAIVFVPTFAALLFFRVVQGVGAAAIRVVTVSVVRDIYGGRQMAEIMSLVMMVFMIVPVIAPSIGQLIMIFAEWHMIFVVIAFYALAVAAPVAVRLRETLAPENRRPFTASAILEGFRIVVTNRMALFYTLATSVIFGALFGFINSAQQVLVGIYGLGVWFPVVFAGFAGLMAVASFTNSRLVRRFGMRALSHAALLGFTLASFVWMCASLAGPLPLPIFVVLYAAAMFQFGVIFANFNAMAMEPLGHVAGTASSVLGFVQTITGGVIGAVIGQAFDGTVTPLAVGFFAVGVLALVFVLFAEGGRLFKPHNPAG; translated from the coding sequence ATGACAAAACCGATAGATCAAGCGGCGACGCTTTCCGGCCTCACCAAGACCCAGTTCATCGCCCTGATGGCGATGCTGATGTCCATCAATGCGATTTCGATCGACATCATGCTGCCGGGGCTGCAGGAAATTGGTGCAAGCCTCGGCGTCAGCGACGAAAACGACCGCCAATATATCCTGTCCGCCTATCTGTTCGGCATGGGTTTCGCACAGCTTTTCTTCGGACCGCTTTCCGATCGCTTCGGGCGGAAGGCGCCGCTCCTCGGCGGGCTGGCGCTCTATGCCCTGAGCGCGATCGCGATCGTCTTCGTGCCGACATTCGCCGCGCTGCTGTTCTTCCGCGTCGTGCAGGGCGTCGGCGCGGCCGCCATTCGCGTCGTGACCGTATCCGTCGTGCGTGACATCTATGGCGGCCGTCAAATGGCGGAGATCATGTCGCTGGTCATGATGGTGTTCATGATCGTCCCGGTGATCGCCCCGAGCATCGGCCAATTGATCATGATCTTTGCGGAATGGCACATGATCTTCGTCGTGATCGCGTTCTACGCGCTTGCCGTCGCGGCGCCCGTCGCAGTTCGCCTGCGGGAGACCTTGGCTCCTGAAAACCGACGCCCGTTCACAGCGTCTGCGATTCTGGAGGGCTTTCGTATCGTCGTGACGAACCGGATGGCGCTGTTCTATACGCTGGCGACGTCCGTGATCTTCGGCGCGCTCTTCGGCTTCATCAATTCGGCACAGCAGGTCCTCGTCGGCATCTATGGTCTCGGCGTGTGGTTCCCGGTCGTCTTCGCGGGCTTTGCCGGACTCATGGCGGTCGCCTCCTTCACCAATTCGCGTCTCGTGCGGCGGTTCGGCATGCGGGCACTCTCGCATGCCGCCCTTCTCGGCTTCACCCTGGCGAGCTTCGTCTGGATGTGTGCATCGCTCGCGGGACCGCTGCCACTACCGATTTTCGTGGTCCTCTACGCCGCGGCAATGTTCCAGTTCGGGGTGATCTTTGCCAACTTCAACGCCATGGCCATGGAGCCACTCGGGCATGTGGCCGGTACCGCCTCGTCGGTTCTCGGCTTCGTCCAGACGATCACCGGCGGGGTCATCGGCGCCGTCATCGGCCAGGCCTTCGACGGCACTGTGACACCGCTCGCCGTCGGCTTCTTTGCCGTCGGCGTCCTTGCCCTCGTCTTTGTGCTGTTTGCAGAAGGCGGCCGGCTTTTCAAACCGCACAATCCTGCCGGCTAG
- a CDS encoding multidrug effflux MFS transporter, with translation MGLVEFIVTIAVMTASVALAIDSMLPALSSIGQSFDVTNANDAQLVIGIFFLGFGFSQIFFGSLSDAFGRRVVLLGGLAFFTISSFAASQATSFEALLVLRFIQGIGAAAVRITTMAIVRDCFGGREMARVMSYVMIVFMIVPIVAPSLGQVVIVYADWHWIFILIGVIGLVLFFLALTRMSESLPAKERLPLSFGAILSGFRTVLTNRITCGYMIGLTLFTAVICAYIVSVQQVFGEIYGLADWLPIAFAGTAGGIAVANFANGFFVRSFGMRRISHAALILFTLLAAAGYALSLAGTPAFVVSYVMFSVLLMFFAVIATNFTAISLEPMGHLAGTATAITGFISTTAGALIGSAVGQLFNGTLQPLFGGFALFGLLTIAATLWAEKGKLFTHPGDQIAGPDHGGGHM, from the coding sequence ATGGGCCTCGTCGAATTCATCGTGACGATTGCCGTGATGACGGCAAGCGTGGCGCTCGCGATCGACAGCATGCTGCCGGCGCTTTCGAGCATCGGCCAGTCGTTCGACGTTACCAATGCCAACGACGCGCAGCTCGTCATCGGCATATTCTTCCTCGGTTTCGGCTTTTCGCAGATTTTCTTCGGCAGCCTTTCCGATGCCTTCGGCCGCCGCGTGGTGCTGCTCGGCGGCTTGGCCTTCTTCACCATCTCGAGCTTCGCCGCCTCGCAGGCGACGAGCTTCGAGGCGCTGCTGGTGCTGCGCTTCATCCAGGGCATCGGTGCCGCGGCGGTGCGCATCACCACCATGGCGATTGTCCGCGACTGTTTCGGCGGCCGCGAGATGGCACGCGTCATGTCCTATGTGATGATCGTCTTCATGATCGTGCCGATCGTCGCTCCCTCGCTTGGACAGGTTGTCATCGTCTATGCCGATTGGCACTGGATCTTCATTCTGATCGGCGTGATCGGCCTCGTTCTTTTCTTTTTGGCGCTGACTCGCATGTCGGAGTCGCTCCCTGCCAAGGAGCGCCTGCCGCTCTCGTTCGGCGCTATTCTTTCAGGCTTCCGTACGGTCCTGACGAACCGCATCACCTGCGGTTACATGATCGGCCTGACGCTGTTCACGGCGGTCATCTGCGCCTACATCGTCAGCGTGCAGCAGGTCTTCGGCGAAATTTACGGTCTCGCCGACTGGCTGCCGATCGCCTTTGCCGGAACGGCCGGCGGCATCGCTGTGGCAAACTTTGCCAACGGTTTTTTTGTCCGCAGCTTCGGCATGCGTCGCATCTCGCATGCCGCACTGATCCTGTTCACGCTGCTTGCGGCCGCGGGTTACGCGCTGTCGCTGGCCGGCACGCCGGCCTTCGTCGTCAGCTACGTGATGTTCTCGGTGCTGCTGATGTTCTTTGCCGTGATCGCCACCAATTTCACGGCGATCAGCCTCGAGCCGATGGGCCATCTCGCCGGCACGGCCACCGCGATTACCGGCTTCATCTCGACGACGGCCGGCGCCCTCATCGGCAGCGCCGTCGGCCAGCTTTTCAACGGAACGCTGCAGCCCTTGTTCGGCGGATTCGCGCTCTTCGGACTTCTGACCATTGCCGCTACGCTCTGGGCGGAAAAGGGAAAGCTCTTCACCCATCCCGGCGACCAGATCGCCGGTCCCGATCACGGTGGCGGACATATGTAA
- a CDS encoding inositol monophosphatase family protein — MSQSVDIAALANLLQEAAVKEILPRFRNLESGDVRTKSEAIDLVTEGDEAAERLIKAKIDAIAPGAVFIGEESVAADPALLDKLADAELAIVVDPIDGTFNFAAGLPLFGVMASVVAKGETVAGIIYDPLGNDWVIAEKGSGAWMCRPNGSQERLSVTAGVPLGSMVGGASTAFYQEDDRRIVMGNLAKVRIATSYRCAAHEYRIFAAGHLHFLMYQKLMPWDHLAGTLIAEEAGAYAARFDGSRYLPAHTNGGLLLATDKESWEALRREVFTV, encoded by the coding sequence ATGAGCCAGTCCGTCGATATCGCCGCCCTTGCCAACCTTTTGCAGGAGGCGGCGGTGAAGGAAATCCTGCCTCGCTTCCGGAATCTGGAATCGGGCGATGTGCGGACGAAGTCCGAGGCGATCGATCTTGTGACGGAAGGCGACGAGGCTGCCGAGAGGCTGATCAAGGCGAAGATCGACGCGATCGCGCCTGGCGCAGTCTTCATCGGGGAAGAGTCGGTCGCGGCCGATCCCGCTCTCCTCGACAAGCTGGCGGATGCCGAGCTTGCCATTGTCGTCGATCCGATCGACGGGACCTTCAACTTTGCCGCCGGCCTGCCGCTCTTCGGGGTGATGGCGAGCGTCGTCGCCAAAGGCGAGACCGTTGCGGGCATCATCTACGATCCGCTCGGCAATGATTGGGTAATTGCCGAGAAAGGTTCCGGCGCTTGGATGTGCCGGCCGAACGGGTCGCAGGAGAGGCTGTCGGTCACGGCCGGCGTGCCGCTTGGCAGCATGGTCGGCGGCGCCTCGACGGCATTCTACCAGGAAGACGACCGCCGGATCGTCATGGGCAATTTGGCCAAGGTGAGGATCGCCACAAGCTACCGCTGCGCCGCGCATGAATACCGCATCTTCGCAGCCGGCCATCTGCACTTCCTGATGTACCAGAAGCTCATGCCGTGGGATCACCTTGCCGGCACGCTGATCGCCGAAGAGGCCGGCGCCTATGCGGCCCGCTTCGACGGATCGCGCTATCTGCCGGCCCACACCAATGGCGGGCTGCTTCTCGCCACCGACAAGGAAAGCTGGGAGGCGCTGCGGCGCGAGGTTTTCACCGTCTGA
- the ttcA gene encoding tRNA 2-thiocytidine(32) synthetase TtcA translates to MELSLSPEREMMDAAPNAEDAVLDTGAHPLFARMPTSVSFNKLRKRLLRQVRQAFDDFGMLKGSKRWLVGVSGGKDSYSLLALLMDLQWRGLLPVELIACNLDQGQPNFPKHILPDYLASIGVRHRIEYRDTYSIVKEKVPTGATYCSLCSRLRRGNLYRVAREEGCDALVLGHHREDILETFFMNLLHGGRLASMPAKLLNDEGDLTVLRPLAYAAEDDLAKFAAAMEFPIIPCDLCGSQDGLERNAMKGMLADIERRMPGRKDTMLRALGHVNPSHLLDPKLFDFQSLSSEPTE, encoded by the coding sequence ATGGAACTCTCACTATCGCCTGAGCGCGAGATGATGGACGCTGCTCCCAATGCGGAAGACGCCGTTCTCGACACCGGTGCTCATCCGCTGTTCGCGCGGATGCCGACCTCCGTCTCCTTCAACAAGCTGAGAAAGCGCCTGCTGCGCCAAGTGCGTCAGGCTTTCGACGACTTCGGCATGCTGAAAGGGTCGAAGCGCTGGCTCGTCGGCGTTTCCGGAGGCAAGGACAGCTACAGCCTCTTGGCGCTGCTGATGGATCTGCAGTGGCGCGGGCTTCTGCCGGTCGAGCTCATTGCCTGCAATCTCGACCAGGGCCAGCCGAACTTTCCGAAACACATCCTGCCGGACTATCTCGCCTCGATCGGCGTCAGGCACCGGATCGAATATCGCGATACCTATTCGATCGTGAAGGAGAAGGTGCCGACGGGCGCCACCTATTGCTCGCTCTGTTCCAGGCTGAGGCGCGGCAACCTCTACCGTGTCGCGCGGGAGGAGGGCTGCGATGCCCTGGTGCTCGGGCACCATCGCGAGGACATTCTCGAAACCTTCTTCATGAACCTCTTACATGGCGGCCGCCTGGCGTCGATGCCGGCGAAGCTTCTCAATGACGAGGGCGACCTGACGGTCCTGCGGCCGCTTGCCTATGCGGCCGAGGACGATCTCGCGAAATTCGCCGCAGCGATGGAGTTCCCGATCATCCCGTGCGATCTCTGCGGCTCGCAGGACGGTCTCGAGCGCAATGCCATGAAGGGGATGCTTGCCGACATCGAGCGGCGCATGCCCGGCCGCAAGGACACGATGCTGCGCGCGCTCGGCCATGTGAACCCGTCGCACCTGCTCGATCCAAAACTGTTCGATTTCCAGTCCCTTTCTTCGGAGCCCACAGAATGA